The DNA region CCAGTCTCTAGTTCTGCCGGCGCCTCTCAGTCCAgccgctccccgccccccccgccccagtCTCCACTGGCTGTGCCCCCtcacagaggagccgggtgggcagggaggccagcACCTCCTGTACGAGCGCCTGGGTGGGCGCACAGGCCCCTCTCCTCCAAGTACTTGTCATATATTTGAAAGATGAAACCTTGTTGCTTTTCTGCTTGTCAATGTAACACAGACTTGGGTTGGATACATTAAAATTCCCAGGGTGAAGATTCAAAGTAACTCTCCAGGCCTCAGGCTGGGCTTTATACCTAACTGTGTCTGGTGTTCTGGTTCCTCCTTGCCTTTCGGTCCCAGGAGCTAGCACCTGAGTATGGTCTCTGAGCAGGGGTGGCTGGCGCCGGCTTTCCCCCCAACCTCCGACGCTGACACCTCTTGTTCTCACCAGTGTGACGCACAAACCGTCTCTGCTTCCCCGGGCTGCCAGCTGCACCCTGGAAGGGGGCGCGGCTCCCCAGCGGGCTGACACACACCGCCGGGGTCTGAGAGCGGCCACTCCCGGGGAGATGTGGCCAGGAGGGCTCAGAGCTCTAGGGGGACCGGGGTCCGAGAAGGGCCTGCGGGTGACCCAGCAGGTGACTCGCCACCTGGTCACTGTCCCTTCACCCTCAGGCCTCCTCTCTGGAAGAGGCTGCCCCTGCCCTGGATTCCTCCCACTGCCGTGGTCACCGCTGCCCCGGTGGGTCCCACCCGGCCCTCGCCCGCCTGCCTTGGctttcctgccctcctcccttgCCCAGCTGCCCCCCAGCTtggggctggaggagcctggtcccTGTCTGCCCCTCCCCAGGATGCTCAGGGCAGGGACCCTGCAGGGTCCTCACAGGCAGCAAGAGGCCTACAGGGTGCAGACTTGTGGGGTGAAGGGTCAGAGTCCACTCGgcccctcctgctccccacccccggtCAGGCCTTGGGGGTCCCAGCCCCACTCCCTGCGCCAGTGGAGAGAAGACCCCTGGCAGGGGGAGACCTAGTAGCCCTGGGGATCCCCAGCTCACTATGCCCGCCAGCCACTCTTACGGGCCTTTGACTCTGCCCCTCTGAGCTGGCCCGGGGCAGAGGAGCACAGAGGAGACCCATCACGTAGCTGAGCACGTGTTACAGGGGAAAGGCTCCTCTCTGCTCTTGGCTTTCCGGGCAGATCTGAGCTGCAGGTCCCAGCCCACCTCCTCCTggatgggctgggctgggcggCACTGCAGGGTGGGCTGCAGGGTCAGGGCAGGGCCctgcgggtggggtgggggggcggttgGGAGCCACCAGCACGCTGGCGCCTCCCCAACCCGCCTTTCACTGAAGTCCCCTTCCCACACATTTCACCAGACAGCTTccaaaattagattttatttcagtttctaaGAGACGGATATACGAGCATGTGAATGACAACAACCTGGTCCAGCCCGGGGTGTGGATTTCACCTCATCTGGACACTGagtcaacacacacacaatcagatGTGGCCGTGGGCCCCAGGCGCTACGCTGACAGGAGCCCAGGAGACACGCAGACAGGCGGTGACGAGGTGAGTGCTGTGTGGGGCCCGACTGTACCCAGGCTGGGTCCCATGCAAGGTGGATGCCCTGCTGGCAGCCACCGGCTGTCTGTCCAGAGGGCAAAGGGCAACCCCGGGTCCTTCCGCCAGCCGCACAGGAAGCAAGGTCAGCCACCGGAGAGGGTGGAGTCCTGGTCCCCAGCAGCTGGAGGCAGGCGGCTGCCCACATGCTCATCTTCCCAGGACTGAGACTCAAGAAAAAGATGTTCTCTGTCCCAACCAGGTTTAAGGCTAGTATTTCCTGACATTTGCTTAAGTTTAAGTTAAAATTACCTGAGTAAAAAAGtttcagacatttttaaaagcccaAAACACACAATCTCTGCAGGCAGAGCTGCTGCTGGCGCTTCCTGGGGGCCTGAGCCTGGCGGAGTCGCGCCCAGGGGACACCCCAAGGCTGCATGGCTGCAGCCCACCCAGGGAGCAGCCCGAGCCCCCATGAGACACCCCTGCCGCCCGCCTCGGAGAGAAGGCACAGGGAGGAAGCGGCTGGTCGGACTCCCGAGCCCCGCCCTCGCCCAGGCTCCTCCTGCCCGTGAGCCTCCTAACAGCCcacaggggcgggggcggggtggaggggcTGCTGGGAAGCCGGAGCTCATACAGTGAACCGATTCTTTTATTTGGGCGGGCTGGGGGCGGGCAGGTGAGGCTGGGCCGGGACCGGCAGGGCGGCCCTCCGCACGGACGTGTGGGCTCTGTCTGTCCTGCTACTTCTGCGGCCAGGCATCGGAGAGCCTCTGCAGGCAGTGCCGGGCAGCGGGCAGGGCCAGGAGCAGGCTGACGGCGCGGCGCCCCGTCCAGTAGAGGCCGTAGCCCAGGAGGCCCAGGGCGGCGGCCTTCACGGCCAAGCGGGACACTCTGCCCGAGGCGGACGGTGGGGGCACGCTGGGGAGGGAGGGCGGGCTGGGCTGGCTGGGGGGGCGGTCCCAGCCCCCAGCCCGGctctgtgggggggggggtgcacAGCACTCACGTCATGATCTCCTGGATGTTGAGGTCGGTGGTCCAGTTCTTCTCAATGCCAGGGACGTGGCCCATGCCCACGACGCCCACCACCACGGAGGGGACGCACTTCCTGGGCTCGGCTGGGGTGGGAGACGCATGAGCACCTGAGCACCCCCGACCCCGCGGGGCCCCGTGCCCGCGGGCGCCGTGCTCACCGTCGGAGGCGCGCGGCAGCTCCAGGCGGCGAGCGGCCTGGCGCAGCATGTAGGTCAGGTAGACGTCGCGCTCAGACACGATGGTGCGGTGCAGGTCGGGGAACTCGCCCACCATCTCCGCCATCATCTGCTCCAGCAGGTCCTTCTGCTTGCAACGCTCCACGTCGTCCTTGCTGCGGGGAGGCGGCCGGCGCTGGGGCGGCGGGCCCAGGGCGGGGATCCCCCCCACTGGGACCCCGTGGAAGGAGGTCCCGCCCGGGAACTCAGGGAGCAGGCCTCACAGGGGCGGTCACTGTGGGTCACATCCGGCCGCCTCCCCAGCTGGGAGGCCGACTGGACCTACCTGATGGGGTCCGACAGGAAGCACAGGCCCCAGGCCAACTTGACCTTCTGCCAGAGGGAGAGGGCGGCGATGGCCCGCTTGAAGGTGACGGGGATGGGCCGGTCGCCCAGGTGGAACTTGCAGAACGGCACCCTGCTGGCCTGGGTGGAGGTGGGATGTTGGGGTG from Bos mutus isolate GX-2022 chromosome 5, NWIPB_WYAK_1.1, whole genome shotgun sequence includes:
- the TRABD gene encoding traB domain-containing protein, translating into MEEPEEQPPHEADTEPVVTSGASEAVPRVLPGDPQNLSDVDAFNLLLEMKLKRRRERPNLPHTVTELVAEDGSRVYVVGTAHFSDDSKRDVVKTIREVQPDVVVVELCQYRVSMLKMDERTLLREAKEISLEKLQQAIRQNGVASGLMQMLLLKVSAHITEQLGVAPGGEFREAFKEASRVPFCKFHLGDRPIPVTFKRAIAALSLWQKVKLAWGLCFLSDPISKDDVERCKQKDLLEQMMAEMVGEFPDLHRTIVSERDVYLTYMLRQAARRLELPRASDAEPRKCVPSVVVGVVGMGHVPGIEKNWTTDLNIQEIMTVPPPSASGRVSRLAVKAAALGLLGYGLYWTGRRAVSLLLALPAARHCLQRLSDAWPQK